A genomic window from Candidatus Pelagisphaera phototrophica includes:
- a CDS encoding glycosyltransferase: protein MNALLVIPCYYESKRLPRFLLKLCELVELSNLSIAIQLVDDGSSQDEQKALSNLSQKLNPQYSFLREPLLLEKNLGKGGAVRAGWRKGGDANILAFVDADGAASAEETIRFLGIIEQSATQNRVLIASRDSGAGRDLQRKCSRKIVAKIFNQLIRIRYDIHLSDTQCGLKAIPKEFFQSTKGNMVQDGYAFDLEILLTAKRHGLEVASIPIDWTEVPGSSTNLRHAWTFMKQILFRKI from the coding sequence ATGAATGCGCTCCTAGTTATTCCCTGCTACTACGAAAGTAAGCGCCTGCCGCGGTTTCTTCTAAAACTCTGCGAATTGGTTGAGCTCTCCAATCTCTCTATCGCAATTCAACTGGTTGACGATGGGTCCTCGCAGGATGAACAAAAAGCCCTTTCTAATCTCAGTCAGAAATTAAACCCCCAATACTCATTCTTAAGGGAGCCACTTCTTCTGGAGAAAAATCTGGGGAAAGGAGGTGCCGTACGCGCTGGTTGGAGAAAAGGGGGCGATGCTAATATCCTCGCCTTTGTCGACGCAGACGGAGCCGCTTCCGCGGAGGAGACCATTCGGTTCTTGGGCATCATTGAGCAGTCGGCAACGCAGAATCGAGTCTTAATCGCATCCCGAGATTCAGGAGCGGGACGCGATCTACAGCGAAAATGCTCACGCAAGATCGTGGCAAAGATCTTCAATCAACTGATTCGAATACGGTACGACATCCACTTATCTGATACGCAATGCGGCTTAAAGGCTATCCCCAAAGAGTTCTTCCAATCAACGAAAGGCAATATGGTACAAGACGGTTACGCCTTTGATCTGGAAATACTGCTCACTGCAAAAAGACACGGTTTGGAAGTCGCTTCCATCCCTATCGATTGGACAGAAGTACCAGGAAGCAGTACCAACCTAAGGCATGCTTGGACTTTCATGAAACAGATCCTGTTTCGAAAAATTTGA
- a CDS encoding FAD:protein FMN transferase encodes MNEDPSLISIRLEDVASLRSYSCQAMACTFNFHLIGDNSGLMDSAVMEAEERLSRLEEQLSFYIEYSDITRINRAPLGEGIRISQDAVDCLLQSFEASARLGGKFHPFLGQANALHKGQQNELPHLAELLVKEADSSEPVISLDQESNTVVKLRAGPLLDLGGIGKGFALDQLQSLFQEWEIEQGLIECGGSTFLAMRPPCDASSWELTIGYENWVGTISLTANQMLASSGVAFQGSHVIDPGTRSPAYNWNRSYAIAPRAALADAASTAALLLDPKSLEIISQQDPDLSFAIFSNDSEFHCGLHFECLSES; translated from the coding sequence ATGAACGAAGATCCCTCTCTCATTTCAATCCGGCTTGAAGACGTTGCATCGTTGCGGTCTTACTCCTGTCAAGCCATGGCCTGTACCTTTAACTTTCATTTAATTGGCGATAATTCGGGCCTGATGGATTCAGCTGTGATGGAAGCTGAGGAGCGACTGTCTCGCCTTGAGGAACAACTCAGCTTCTATATCGAATACAGCGACATCACCCGCATCAACCGGGCGCCGCTTGGAGAAGGCATTCGGATCTCGCAGGATGCGGTAGACTGCCTGTTGCAGTCATTCGAGGCGAGTGCCCGCTTAGGCGGGAAGTTCCACCCCTTCCTGGGTCAGGCAAACGCCCTGCACAAGGGACAGCAAAACGAGCTTCCCCATTTAGCCGAGTTACTAGTAAAAGAGGCCGATAGTTCGGAACCGGTCATTTCACTCGATCAGGAAAGCAACACAGTGGTCAAATTGAGAGCCGGTCCCCTACTCGACCTGGGCGGAATCGGCAAAGGATTCGCCCTGGATCAGCTTCAATCCCTCTTCCAAGAATGGGAAATCGAGCAAGGGCTGATTGAATGCGGAGGAAGCACGTTCCTAGCGATGCGACCGCCTTGCGATGCAAGCTCATGGGAGTTGACGATTGGATACGAGAATTGGGTAGGCACCATTTCCTTAACTGCCAACCAGATGCTCGCCAGCTCAGGAGTCGCCTTCCAAGGGAGCCACGTGATAGATCCCGGCACCCGGTCCCCCGCTTACAATTGGAACCGAAGCTACGCCATCGCTCCTAGGGCGGCATTAGCGGACGCCGCTAGTACCGCAGCCCTTCTTCTCGATCCAAAATCCCTTGAAATAATTTCTCAACAGGATCCTGACTTGTCTTTCGCCATATTTTCCAACGACAGCGAATTCCATTGTGGTCTCCATTTTGAATGCTTGTCTGAGTCATGA